The proteins below come from a single Carnobacterium divergens DSM 20623 genomic window:
- a CDS encoding glycerophosphodiester phosphodiesterase family protein, translating into MKVLVYTWGLVILKLLFLFFFLCFFFSPLDGPRSKNVKIESRIPSNSAPLSFPQGVLGIPKSNSKIIAHRGYKAGGVENTLSSIQAAIPYKPAYIELDVRQTKDEHFILMHDASLKRLARKKKKVHQLTLAELKKLTLKQNNFESSITTLEEAIDLAKTSKQPLLLDIKTSKQDSLDMPKQLAELLADRDVVDSYLVQSTNEAFLNQIKEVNHDLQVGMIVSMLPSKEYPDFQFLTLKHTMAAPEFFESKQPVFLWTVDEPAEFNQYLATTAHGIITDNALMANSIEQRGTINALMTSYIDVIQKNETL; encoded by the coding sequence ATGAAAGTCTTAGTTTACACATGGGGGCTTGTTATTTTAAAGCTACTTTTTTTATTTTTTTTCTTATGTTTCTTTTTTTCACCTCTAGATGGTCCTAGATCGAAAAATGTCAAAATCGAGTCTCGTATTCCATCCAATAGCGCACCACTTAGCTTTCCACAAGGAGTATTGGGTATTCCTAAATCCAATTCAAAAATAATTGCACATAGAGGGTATAAAGCTGGTGGCGTTGAAAATACACTTTCGTCCATTCAAGCAGCTATTCCTTATAAACCAGCATATATTGAATTAGATGTTCGGCAAACAAAAGATGAGCATTTTATTTTAATGCATGATGCAAGTTTAAAACGGTTAGCGCGTAAAAAGAAAAAAGTTCATCAGTTAACACTGGCAGAATTAAAGAAATTGACGTTAAAGCAGAATAATTTTGAATCTTCAATTACAACATTGGAAGAAGCAATCGATTTAGCTAAAACTTCGAAGCAACCTCTTTTATTAGATATCAAAACAAGTAAGCAAGACAGTTTAGATATGCCTAAACAATTAGCCGAGTTATTGGCAGATAGAGACGTTGTTGATTCCTATTTGGTTCAATCAACCAATGAGGCTTTTTTAAATCAGATTAAAGAAGTAAATCACGACTTACAGGTGGGAATGATTGTCTCAATGTTACCTAGCAAGGAATATCCAGATTTCCAATTTTTAACGTTAAAGCACACAATGGCGGCACCAGAATTTTTTGAAAGTAAACAACCAGTCTTTCTATGGACAGTTGACGAACCGGCTGAATTTAATCAATATTTAGCTACTACTGCTCACGGAATTATTACAGATAATGCTTTGATGGCAAATTCAATTGAACAACGTGGTACAATCAACGCTCTGATGACTTCTTATATTGATGTGATTCAAAAAAATGAAACATTATAG
- a CDS encoding multidrug effflux MFS transporter, translated as MKKSITTQAPSLLLLIVLVGFPQISETIFTPSLPDIASDFETTLGTVQLTLSIYFLAFALGVFCWGIVSDFIGRRPAILYGVILYGIGSFLCFQAKSIEFLLAARFMQAFGASTGSVVTQTILRESTNGLRRHTLFAQISAALAFTPAIGPLIGGVVDQFWGFRAVFFVLVIMSLFVFSYAYFSLGETYDVKQRSKVKLLPIVNRFLKNQPTLIYGFLIGTINGILFSYYAEAPFIFIEYFHFSTATYGFLGMIVAVASILGSLLSKRLVTTRQPEKIILDGIKIMLVGIIIILAVSVSTFFASEWQWFMLLVGIFITLLGTGTALPNCLSLALVDFQDVIGSAGGLFSLGYYLLVSVVTFGMSFVHNGTLWAMPCYFLLIGLIMLKLAKKLTNN; from the coding sequence TTGAAAAAAAGCATCACAACTCAAGCACCATCTTTATTATTACTCATTGTTTTAGTTGGTTTTCCACAAATTAGCGAAACGATTTTTACACCTTCCTTGCCCGACATCGCAAGTGATTTTGAGACGACACTAGGAACGGTACAGCTAACCTTAAGTATTTACTTTTTAGCTTTTGCCTTAGGAGTCTTTTGCTGGGGAATTGTTTCTGATTTTATTGGACGTCGCCCTGCAATTCTATATGGTGTGATTCTTTACGGAATTGGTAGCTTTCTATGCTTTCAAGCAAAATCAATTGAATTCTTATTAGCTGCCCGTTTTATGCAAGCTTTTGGAGCAAGTACGGGTTCAGTCGTTACCCAAACAATTTTAAGAGAAAGTACAAATGGTTTGAGACGACATACTTTATTTGCTCAAATTTCTGCAGCACTAGCCTTTACACCTGCTATTGGTCCTTTAATTGGTGGAGTAGTAGATCAATTTTGGGGATTTCGAGCCGTCTTTTTTGTATTAGTTATAATGAGTCTTTTCGTTTTTAGTTATGCTTATTTTAGCTTAGGTGAGACCTATGATGTTAAACAACGATCAAAAGTGAAATTGCTTCCTATTGTAAACCGCTTTTTAAAAAACCAACCAACTTTAATTTATGGTTTTTTGATTGGAACAATCAATGGCATTTTATTTAGTTACTATGCAGAAGCGCCATTTATTTTTATTGAGTATTTTCATTTTTCAACAGCTACCTATGGCTTCCTTGGAATGATTGTCGCAGTAGCAAGTATTTTAGGTTCACTTTTGTCAAAGCGTTTAGTCACAACTAGACAACCAGAAAAAATTATTTTAGATGGAATCAAAATAATGCTGGTAGGTATAATTATTATTTTAGCTGTTAGTGTATCAACTTTTTTCGCCTCAGAATGGCAATGGTTTATGCTGCTAGTAGGTATTTTTATCACGCTGCTTGGAACAGGAACGGCTTTACCTAATTGTTTAAGCCTTGCATTAGTGGATTTTCAAGATGTCATTGGATCTGCTGGTGGACTGTTTAGTCTAGGTTACTATTTACTAGTAAGTGTGGTTACATTTGGCATGAGCTTTGTTCACAATGGAACGCTCTGGGCAATGCCTTGCTATTTTTTACTAATTGGTCTCATTATGTTGAAATTAGCAAAAAAATTGACTAACAACTAG
- the pyrE gene encoding orotate phosphoribosyltransferase, with protein MSIEKKVAQDLLEIKAVSLSPNKPYTWASGIKSPIYCDNRITMSYPSVRREIAKGLAELIKRDYPEAEVIAGTATAGIPHAAWVAELLDLPMVYIRGKAKDHGKGNQIEGRITKNQKMVIIEDLISTGGSVIDAAGAAKNEGADVIGAAAIFTYELPKGIENFKKHQLSFATLTNYSTLIDVALELGTIEANDLSLLKEWKQDPTKWKK; from the coding sequence ATGTCAATTGAAAAAAAAGTTGCCCAAGATTTATTAGAAATAAAAGCAGTGAGTTTAAGTCCGAATAAGCCATATACATGGGCAAGTGGTATTAAAAGTCCAATTTATTGCGATAACCGTATTACGATGAGCTACCCAAGCGTGCGACGTGAAATTGCAAAGGGTTTAGCAGAACTGATCAAGCGTGATTACCCTGAAGCAGAAGTGATTGCTGGCACGGCTACGGCTGGAATTCCTCACGCTGCATGGGTTGCAGAGCTATTAGATTTGCCAATGGTGTATATTCGTGGAAAAGCAAAAGACCACGGCAAAGGCAATCAAATTGAGGGACGCATTACTAAAAACCAAAAAATGGTCATCATTGAAGACTTGATTTCCACTGGTGGAAGTGTGATTGACGCGGCTGGGGCTGCAAAAAATGAAGGTGCAGATGTAATAGGGGCAGCCGCCATCTTTACATACGAATTGCCAAAAGGGATTGAAAATTTTAAAAAGCATCAATTATCCTTTGCAACCTTAACCAATTACTCTACTCTGATTGATGTTGCGTTAGAGCTTGGAACGATTGAAGCCAACGACTTAAGTTTATTAAAAGAGTGGAAGCAAGATCCAACTAAGTGGAAAAAATAA
- the pyrF gene encoding orotidine-5'-phosphate decarboxylase: MQSKPIIALDFSTSDEIKTFLTHFKNEQLFVKVGMELYYQNGPEVVKWMKSLGHQIFLDLKLHDIPNTVERSMKGLAALDVDMINVHAAGGKQMMEAAMSGIISGTPAGSQRPSLIAVTQLTSTTQEAMRTEQLIQVPLLQSVIHYAKLTQSAGLDGVVCSALEAQLIKENTASEFLCVTPGIRPSGDEKGDQKRVATPSRAKEAGSSFIVVGRPITQSADPVKSYHTIKNQWNGVEE; this comes from the coding sequence ATGCAATCAAAACCAATTATCGCATTAGATTTTTCAACAAGCGACGAAATTAAAACCTTTTTAACTCATTTCAAGAATGAACAATTATTTGTTAAAGTTGGAATGGAGCTGTATTACCAGAACGGACCAGAAGTAGTTAAATGGATGAAAAGCTTAGGACATCAAATTTTCTTAGATTTAAAATTACATGATATTCCAAATACAGTTGAACGTTCAATGAAAGGTTTAGCTGCATTGGATGTCGATATGATTAATGTTCATGCTGCAGGAGGAAAACAAATGATGGAAGCCGCAATGAGTGGAATTATTTCAGGTACGCCAGCCGGTAGCCAAAGACCGAGCCTCATCGCTGTAACGCAATTGACCTCTACTACACAAGAAGCCATGCGAACCGAACAATTGATTCAAGTTCCCTTGCTCCAAAGCGTGATTCACTATGCAAAATTAACACAAAGTGCAGGATTAGACGGAGTTGTTTGTTCCGCCTTAGAAGCGCAGCTAATCAAAGAAAATACAGCAAGTGAATTCCTGTGTGTAACTCCTGGGATTCGTCCAAGTGGGGATGAAAAAGGCGATCAAAAACGTGTTGCAACACCAAGTCGCGCCAAAGAAGCAGGCTCAAGCTTTATCGTAGTAGGTCGTCCCATTACTCAATCAGCAGATCCAGTTAAGAGCTATCACACAATTAAAAACCAATGGAATGGAGTCGAAGAATAG
- a CDS encoding dihydroorotate dehydrogenase: MNRLAVKLPGLDLKNPIMPASGCFGFGEEYAKYFDLNQLGSMMIKACTLEPRFGNATPRVAETTSGMLNAIGLQNPGLEVILTEKLPKLEQFKVPIIANVAGSTKEDYIEVCREISKAPNVAAIELNVSCPNVKHGGIAFGTDEKVIYELTQAVKAVSSVPIYVKLSPNVTDIVPIAKAVEAAGADGISMINTLLGMRIDLKTKQPILANKTGGLSGPAIKPVAIRLIHQVSHSVNIPIIGMGGVYTVDDVLEMFMAGASAVAVGTANFTDPMICPKLIEELPRRMDELGIPSLEALIKEVREGR; this comes from the coding sequence ATGAATCGTTTAGCCGTTAAATTACCCGGTTTAGATTTAAAAAATCCAATCATGCCGGCAAGTGGATGCTTTGGCTTTGGTGAAGAATATGCGAAATATTTCGATTTAAACCAATTAGGCTCCATGATGATAAAAGCCTGTACACTAGAACCACGTTTTGGCAATGCTACTCCAAGAGTTGCTGAAACCACAAGCGGAATGCTAAATGCAATTGGATTACAAAATCCAGGATTAGAAGTTATTTTAACAGAAAAATTACCTAAACTAGAGCAATTCAAGGTTCCTATCATTGCCAATGTAGCTGGATCAACTAAAGAGGATTATATAGAGGTTTGTAGGGAAATTTCAAAAGCACCTAATGTAGCTGCAATTGAGTTAAATGTTTCTTGTCCCAATGTAAAACATGGTGGTATCGCGTTTGGAACGGATGAAAAAGTGATTTATGAGCTGACTCAAGCTGTTAAAGCTGTTTCAAGCGTGCCAATTTATGTCAAACTTTCACCAAATGTAACAGATATCGTTCCCATTGCCAAAGCAGTTGAAGCAGCAGGCGCTGATGGGATTTCAATGATTAATACATTGTTAGGTATGCGTATCGATTTAAAAACCAAGCAACCGATTTTAGCAAATAAGACAGGCGGTTTATCAGGGCCAGCCATTAAACCTGTTGCCATTCGATTGATTCATCAAGTGAGTCACAGCGTGAACATTCCAATAATTGGAATGGGAGGCGTTTATACGGTTGATGACGTGCTAGAAATGTTTATGGCTGGAGCAAGTGCAGTAGCTGTTGGAACAGCCAACTTTACAGATCCCATGATTTGCCCTAAACTGATTGAAGAGCTTCCAAGACGAATGGATGAACTTGGAATACCTTCACTAGAAGCGCTCATTAAAGAAGTAAGGGAAGGAAGATAA
- a CDS encoding dihydroorotate dehydrogenase electron transfer subunit yields the protein MLQELMTVVDQKQLAPKIFEMRLTGELVNEMQVPGQFLHILVPQSDLLLRRPISIAEIIPEKKECSIIYRIEGAGTETMSHLKTGDLLDVMGPLGNGFPLESVQKGQTAFVIGGGIGVPPLYELSKQLVKKGVKVELIFGFATKDVIFYEKEFSELGEVHLATDDGSKGQHGHVGHLLDTLQGKPDVVYACGSRGLLMAVENRYENQNAFLSLEARMACGMGACYACVCPKKSDSTGQTSYKVCDEGPVFKVGEVVL from the coding sequence ATGTTACAAGAACTCATGACGGTTGTTGATCAAAAACAACTAGCACCTAAAATTTTTGAAATGCGCTTAACGGGGGAATTAGTTAATGAAATGCAGGTGCCAGGTCAATTTTTGCATATTTTAGTACCTCAATCAGATCTTTTACTCAGAAGACCAATCAGTATTGCTGAAATTATCCCAGAAAAAAAAGAATGTAGTATTATTTATCGGATTGAAGGAGCAGGAACCGAAACGATGAGCCACTTAAAAACAGGTGACTTATTAGATGTCATGGGGCCGCTTGGCAATGGATTTCCATTAGAATCAGTTCAAAAAGGGCAAACAGCCTTTGTTATCGGTGGGGGAATTGGAGTTCCTCCCCTATATGAGCTTTCTAAACAGCTGGTTAAAAAGGGTGTAAAAGTGGAGCTTATTTTTGGCTTTGCAACAAAAGACGTCATTTTTTATGAAAAGGAATTTTCTGAATTAGGAGAAGTTCATTTAGCCACAGATGATGGTTCTAAAGGTCAACATGGTCATGTGGGGCATTTATTAGATACTTTACAAGGTAAGCCTGATGTAGTCTATGCTTGTGGCTCAAGAGGTCTATTGATGGCTGTTGAAAATCGTTATGAAAATCAAAACGCATTTTTATCACTGGAAGCACGAATGGCTTGTGGAATGGGTGCTTGTTATGCCTGTGTTTGTCCTAAAAAATCCGATTCAACGGGTCAAACAAGCTATAAAGTTTGTGACGAAGGACCAGTGTTTAAAGTGGGAGAGGTGGTTTTATAA